One stretch of Candidatus Hydrogenedentota bacterium DNA includes these proteins:
- a CDS encoding cyclic nucleotide-binding domain-containing protein has translation MDTLPEAIETLPTRAFSKGDILMDEGTAESELFFLTSGSVEVRKEQELITRIRERGAMFGEMSVLLGCPHTATVVASTDVECRVAADPIAFMKANPEVMFYVARILARRLESLNRYLVDVKHQLREQEGHLGMIDEVLDALMIRHPRQIQPRQTAGE, from the coding sequence ATGGACACGCTGCCCGAAGCCATCGAGACCCTGCCAACGCGCGCTTTTTCCAAGGGCGACATCCTCATGGACGAAGGCACGGCCGAGTCCGAGTTGTTCTTTTTGACGAGTGGTTCGGTCGAGGTTCGCAAAGAACAGGAACTCATAACGCGCATTCGGGAACGCGGCGCGATGTTTGGCGAGATGTCCGTGCTGCTCGGTTGCCCGCATACGGCGACGGTCGTTGCATCGACGGACGTGGAATGCCGGGTCGCCGCGGACCCCATCGCGTTCATGAAGGCAAACCCCGAGGTGATGTTCTACGTCGCGCGCATTCTCGCGCGACGGCTCGAGTCGCTCAACCGGTATCTCGTGGACGTGAAACACCAGCTCCGCGAACAGGAAGGGCACCTCGGAATGATTGACGAGGTCCTCGACGCTCTGATGATTCGCCACCCGCGCCAAATTCAACCGCGTCAGACGGCCGGCGAGTAG
- a CDS encoding OmpA family protein, translating into MNGFRLAMVVALVNSSLLAGANTVPGEDEQPSWGNSGALPEPQADRGAANCDSEPRGCRWWWPKAPVANGDRAVWGNRGVVFHCVEEFSLQPVADLPAPIPPKKQVLVTSKPVFGHVLFDLNKAALGSAGKAVVDELIAALKEFPDVRVVVEGHACDLGTTAFNLQLGTRRAEVVVRYMVEHGVDRARISAKSLGDTEPAVPNDTEADRKLNRRVQFDANFPFVCTLETVDE; encoded by the coding sequence ATGAACGGTTTTCGATTGGCGATGGTGGTCGCGTTAGTGAACAGTTCTTTACTCGCGGGGGCGAATACCGTTCCGGGGGAGGACGAACAGCCGTCGTGGGGAAATAGCGGGGCATTGCCGGAGCCGCAGGCGGATCGGGGCGCGGCGAATTGTGATAGCGAGCCGCGTGGGTGTCGTTGGTGGTGGCCGAAAGCGCCGGTAGCGAACGGCGACAGGGCAGTTTGGGGAAACAGGGGCGTTGTCTTCCACTGCGTGGAAGAGTTCTCATTGCAACCGGTTGCGGACTTGCCTGCGCCAATTCCTCCGAAGAAACAGGTCTTGGTGACGTCAAAGCCAGTTTTTGGACATGTGTTGTTTGACCTGAATAAGGCGGCGTTGGGCTCGGCTGGTAAGGCGGTCGTTGACGAACTAATCGCGGCGTTGAAGGAGTTTCCGGACGTGCGTGTTGTGGTCGAAGGGCACGCCTGCGATCTGGGGACGACCGCATTCAACCTCCAACTGGGCACACGGCGAGCGGAAGTGGTCGTGCGCTACATGGTAGAGCATGGAGTTGATCGGGCCCGGATTTCGGCGAAGTCGCTTGGCGACACGGAGCCTGCAGTGCCAAACGATACGGAAGCGGATCGGAAGCTGAATCGTCGCGTGCAGTTTGATGCCAATTTCCCGTTCGTTTGCACGTTGGAGACCGTTGACGAGTAA
- a CDS encoding PQQ-binding-like beta-propeller repeat protein yields the protein MRFRTNQEEVIMIRSGAALLWAASLLAGLAGAEHRVLCSANDKLVVVSPGGEVEWEVPWKGGTHDLHVLPNGNLLAIRDGHVVVEVDRATKKDVWTYDSAAMNGNAGKRVEVHAIQPLADGNVMIAESGPARIIEVDRQGTLLKSIALKVDKPDPHRDTRLARKVDSGNYLVCHEGDGVVREYDGGGKVVWEFPVPLFGKEPKPGHGPESFGNQVFGAIRMKNGNTLIGTGNGHAVIEVTPEKEIVWEVHQNDLAGITLAWITTVMMKPNGNVVFGNCHAGPGQPQIVEIEHDSRHVIWTFAHFDMLGNDMTNSVLLD from the coding sequence ATGCGATTCAGGACCAATCAGGAGGAAGTCATAATGATTCGATCTGGCGCGGCCTTGCTTTGGGCGGCATCACTCCTGGCGGGCTTAGCGGGCGCGGAGCATCGCGTGCTGTGCTCCGCCAACGACAAGCTTGTAGTTGTTTCGCCGGGCGGCGAGGTCGAGTGGGAGGTGCCATGGAAGGGTGGGACGCATGATTTGCATGTGCTGCCGAACGGGAACCTTCTCGCGATTCGAGATGGTCATGTCGTCGTCGAAGTGGACCGTGCGACTAAGAAGGACGTGTGGACCTATGACAGCGCGGCGATGAACGGCAATGCGGGCAAACGCGTGGAAGTGCACGCGATCCAGCCGTTGGCGGACGGTAACGTAATGATCGCTGAGTCCGGCCCGGCGCGAATCATTGAAGTGGACCGCCAGGGAACGTTGTTGAAATCGATTGCGCTTAAAGTGGACAAGCCCGACCCGCACCGCGATACGCGGCTGGCGCGAAAGGTGGACAGCGGGAACTACCTCGTATGCCACGAGGGCGACGGCGTCGTGCGCGAATACGACGGCGGCGGTAAGGTTGTGTGGGAGTTTCCGGTGCCGTTGTTCGGCAAGGAGCCAAAGCCGGGGCATGGACCTGAGTCGTTTGGTAACCAGGTGTTCGGCGCGATTCGGATGAAGAACGGCAACACGTTGATCGGCACGGGTAACGGGCATGCGGTGATTGAAGTGACTCCAGAGAAAGAGATTGTCTGGGAAGTGCATCAGAACGATTTGGCGGGCATCACGTTGGCGTGGATTACCACGGTGATGATGAAACCGAACGGCAACGTCGTATTCGGCAATTGCCATGCGGGGCCTGGCCAGCCGCAGATCGTGGAGATCGAACACGACTCGCGCCATGTGATTTGGACGTTTGCGCATTTTGATATGCTGGGGAATGATATGACGAATTCGGTACTATTGGATTAG
- a CDS encoding sulfatase-like hydrolase/transferase, with translation MDISRREMLGTCVATGAMLATGPALAQAPARKRPNIVLILADDIAYECYGAYGSTHYRTPRFDALAREGALFTHAYAQPLCTPSRVQLMTGKYNFRNYVKFGVLDFAEHTFAKMLKEAGYKTCIAGKWQLSPGDLDGPRKAGFDEYLLWHFQFEGQARTNAGEFADKGSRYKSPKLYCNGKRVENTEGKYGPDLCDEFIAEFMERNKSEPFLVYYPMILVHEPYEPVPGSPDWESGGKDTRHFPDMVHYMDKCIGRVVDKLDALGLRENTLIIVTGDNGTGREITSPLPGRGVVKGGKGTMTDAGTHVGFVANWPGRIKPGTVVNSPIDFSDLLPTMADVAGLPIPDYADGQNLMPIMTGREDKARGWVFMSYARNPESQADYRHFVSDTHWKLYSDGTLFDLSKDIDEQNPVSGADSEDVRNRLQPILDKVLKRK, from the coding sequence ATGGACATCAGCAGACGCGAAATGCTGGGCACCTGCGTCGCTACTGGAGCAATGTTGGCCACCGGTCCCGCGTTGGCGCAAGCGCCCGCCCGTAAGCGTCCAAACATCGTCCTCATTCTCGCCGACGACATCGCCTACGAGTGCTACGGCGCGTACGGCAGCACGCACTACCGGACGCCGCGGTTCGATGCGTTGGCGCGCGAAGGCGCGTTGTTCACGCACGCATACGCGCAGCCGCTGTGCACGCCGTCGCGCGTGCAGTTGATGACCGGCAAGTACAACTTCCGCAACTACGTGAAGTTTGGCGTGCTCGATTTCGCCGAGCACACCTTCGCCAAAATGCTGAAAGAAGCGGGATACAAGACGTGCATCGCCGGCAAGTGGCAGTTGAGCCCCGGCGATCTCGATGGACCGCGCAAAGCTGGATTCGACGAGTACCTCCTCTGGCACTTTCAATTCGAGGGTCAGGCGCGGACCAACGCCGGCGAGTTCGCGGACAAAGGGTCGCGCTACAAATCCCCCAAGCTCTACTGCAACGGCAAACGCGTCGAAAACACCGAAGGAAAGTACGGACCCGATCTGTGCGACGAGTTCATCGCCGAGTTCATGGAGCGCAACAAGAGCGAACCATTTCTGGTCTATTACCCGATGATCCTCGTGCACGAACCGTACGAACCCGTGCCCGGTTCGCCGGACTGGGAGTCCGGCGGAAAGGACACGAGACACTTCCCCGACATGGTCCACTATATGGACAAGTGCATCGGGCGCGTCGTGGACAAATTGGACGCGCTGGGTTTGCGCGAAAACACGTTGATCATCGTCACCGGCGATAACGGCACCGGGCGCGAGATTACGTCTCCGTTACCGGGCCGCGGCGTGGTGAAGGGCGGTAAAGGGACCATGACGGACGCCGGCACGCACGTAGGCTTCGTCGCAAATTGGCCGGGCCGCATCAAACCCGGTACCGTCGTGAATTCGCCGATCGACTTCTCGGACCTGCTACCCACGATGGCCGACGTTGCCGGACTCCCCATCCCCGACTACGCCGACGGGCAGAACCTGATGCCGATCATGACCGGCCGCGAAGATAAGGCGCGCGGTTGGGTATTCATGTCCTACGCGCGAAACCCGGAATCGCAAGCGGATTACCGGCACTTCGTGAGCGATACGCACTGGAAGCTGTATTCGGATGGAACCCTGTTCGATTTATCGAAAGACATCGACGAGCAAAATCCGGTTTCCGGAGCGGATTCAGAAGACGTTCGCAACCGGCTGCAACCGATCCTCGACAAAGTCCTCAAGAGGAAATAG
- a CDS encoding MBL fold metallo-hydrolase, which yields MHPVIPIKAAAGMILTAEPTPRVLLARRSAALRFMAGFHVFPGGRIDDEEPTAPVVNALDTASARGVHAVAREIFEETGLLVGTRNANRLPAPSAKPETRFPGPDTTNAESETIQRETIRAARMAILDGKDTFDAFLTRHHLRIDATQFEFAGDWVTPAIAPIRFDTRYYIVRVPIATGEELHVGEIDALDWFTPAGARAAWRCGTIQLPPPVAYVLQNLAAYPFPDVLDHLRDCGEHTGDRPSKMEFANGIYMLPLRSPTLPPATHTNCIIIGERELYLIDPAANDDEERALLIRQIKLLEDLGGAVKAIILTHSHIDHVCAANFCRQHYNAPIWAHPETARQLGIDFGELGVENGVSGNAKQDPNTAFHRSPTANDSPTEMEFPKPDTRNPTPAPPVDRYLHDGDLITIPGAPPWQLRALHTPGHDPGHLCFIEETTRTLIAGDLIANPGTIVVSLDHGGDMTQFIDSLERVANQPGYDTILPAHGMPLTHGPDKIRKHLEHRLWREGKVKAAIEAGKTALAEILPLAYDDVPPETWPLAELSLKSHLKRLNCLPSE from the coding sequence ATGCACCCCGTCATACCCATCAAGGCCGCCGCCGGAATGATTCTTACGGCGGAACCCACGCCCCGCGTCCTCCTGGCGCGGCGCAGCGCCGCGCTCCGGTTCATGGCCGGGTTCCATGTTTTCCCCGGCGGGCGGATCGACGACGAAGAACCCACCGCGCCGGTCGTCAACGCATTGGACACCGCGAGCGCCCGCGGAGTTCACGCCGTTGCAAGAGAGATTTTCGAGGAAACGGGCCTCCTCGTCGGCACGAGAAACGCCAATCGGTTACCTGCACCTTCTGCGAAACCCGAAACCCGATTCCCGGGACCCGATACCACAAACGCCGAATCTGAGACTATCCAGCGAGAAACCATCCGCGCGGCGCGCATGGCGATTCTCGACGGCAAAGACACCTTCGATGCCTTCCTAACACGACACCATCTGAGAATTGACGCCACGCAATTCGAATTCGCGGGCGATTGGGTTACGCCTGCCATCGCGCCGATCCGTTTCGATACGCGCTACTACATCGTCCGCGTGCCGATTGCCACGGGCGAGGAACTGCACGTCGGTGAGATCGACGCGCTCGACTGGTTTACACCGGCTGGCGCGCGAGCGGCATGGAGATGTGGAACCATCCAACTCCCGCCGCCGGTCGCGTACGTCCTGCAAAACCTCGCCGCCTACCCCTTCCCCGACGTCCTGGACCACCTGCGCGACTGCGGCGAGCACACCGGCGACCGCCCCTCGAAAATGGAATTCGCCAACGGCATCTACATGCTCCCCCTGCGCTCCCCCACACTGCCGCCCGCGACCCACACCAACTGCATCATCATCGGCGAACGCGAACTCTACCTCATCGACCCAGCCGCCAACGACGACGAAGAACGCGCTCTTCTCATCCGCCAAATCAAATTGCTCGAAGACCTGGGCGGAGCGGTGAAGGCCATCATCCTCACGCACTCGCACATCGATCACGTCTGCGCCGCCAACTTCTGCCGCCAACACTACAACGCCCCCATATGGGCGCACCCCGAAACCGCCCGCCAACTCGGAATCGATTTCGGGGAATTGGGTGTCGAGAATGGTGTATCGGGAAATGCCAAGCAAGACCCAAACACCGCATTTCACAGGTCGCCGACAGCCAACGATTCTCCCACCGAAATGGAATTCCCGAAACCCGATACCCGAAACCCGACACCCGCTCCCCCAGTCGACCGCTACCTCCACGACGGCGACCTCATCACCATCCCCGGCGCCCCGCCCTGGCAACTCCGCGCCCTCCACACACCCGGCCACGATCCCGGCCACCTCTGCTTTATCGAAGAAACCACCCGCACCCTCATCGCGGGCGACCTCATCGCCAACCCCGGCACCATCGTCGTCTCCCTCGACCACGGCGGCGACATGACCCAGTTCATCGATTCCCTCGAACGCGTCGCCAACCAACCCGGCTACGACACCATCCTCCCCGCCCACGGCATGCCCCTCACCCACGGCCCCGACAAGATTCGGAAACACCTCGAACACCGCCTCTGGAGAGAGGGAAAGGTAAAAGCAGCCATCGAAGCAGGCAAAACCGCTCTAGCCGAAATCTTGCCGCTGGCCTACGACGACGTCCCCCCGGAAACCTGGCCGCTGGCCGAACTGAGCCTGAAATCCCACTTAAAGCGCTTGAACTGCCTTCCAAGCGAATAG
- a CDS encoding HNH nuclease family protein, with translation MRLKKTKIDPKAKAQFLDNLRKDRASRESGYREQALALFPHICARCGREFAAKNLAELTVHHKDNNHLNNPPDGSNWELLCVACHDDVHQDGERVNHFGGYALGAAPDQSLGHNPFDALKNLLDDDSNRDT, from the coding sequence ATGCGATTGAAGAAAACGAAAATCGATCCGAAGGCGAAAGCACAGTTTCTCGATAACCTGCGAAAGGATCGCGCTTCGCGGGAGTCGGGTTATCGCGAACAGGCGTTGGCGCTGTTTCCGCATATCTGCGCGCGGTGCGGGCGCGAGTTTGCCGCCAAGAACCTTGCCGAACTCACCGTCCATCACAAGGATAACAACCATCTCAACAATCCTCCTGATGGAAGCAACTGGGAGTTGCTGTGCGTGGCATGCCACGACGACGTTCACCAGGACGGCGAGCGCGTGAACCATTTTGGCGGTTATGCGCTGGGGGCCGCCCCGGACCAGTCGCTGGGACATAATCCGTTTGATGCGCTAAAGAACCTTCTGGACGACGATTCCAACCGCGACACGTAA
- a CDS encoding metallophosphoesterase, which yields MKLLVVSDLHYSIKQFDWLLDRAARHDMLVLAGDLLDLAGHADVDTQIVVVEKYLKRLAAIVPVAVCSGNHDLDDENAEGERCAEWLQHVQIENVSVDRQSVFFDGLMITICPWWEGDDAKSRVESLLESDAARRGEARWIWVYHAPPTGSRTSWNGKVYSGDAFVAELIARLKPGIVLGGHIHNSPFYAMGSWHDRIGETWVFNPGRQMSSIPTCISIDFDTMQATWESSEGEETIDLNAPEQTYSPAV from the coding sequence GTGAAGCTGCTCGTCGTTTCCGATCTGCACTATAGCATCAAGCAATTCGACTGGTTGCTCGATCGCGCCGCGCGGCACGACATGCTCGTGTTGGCGGGCGACCTGCTCGATCTAGCCGGGCACGCGGATGTCGACACGCAGATCGTCGTTGTCGAGAAATACTTGAAGCGCCTCGCGGCTATTGTTCCCGTAGCGGTATGCTCCGGCAACCACGACCTCGACGACGAAAACGCGGAGGGCGAGCGCTGCGCGGAATGGTTGCAACATGTGCAAATCGAAAATGTGTCCGTAGACCGGCAATCGGTCTTCTTCGATGGACTCATGATCACGATTTGCCCGTGGTGGGAAGGGGACGACGCCAAGTCACGCGTTGAGTCCCTTCTCGAGTCTGACGCGGCGCGCCGGGGCGAGGCGCGATGGATTTGGGTCTACCACGCTCCGCCCACGGGTTCCAGGACTTCATGGAACGGGAAAGTGTATTCCGGCGATGCGTTCGTGGCGGAACTGATCGCCCGGCTCAAACCGGGAATCGTCCTGGGCGGGCATATCCACAACTCGCCGTTCTACGCGATGGGCTCGTGGCACGATCGCATCGGCGAAACGTGGGTGTTTAACCCCGGTCGGCAGATGTCTTCGATACCCACATGCATCTCGATCGATTTTGACACCATGCAAGCCACATGGGAATCGTCGGAGGGTGAAGAGACGATCGACCTGAACGCGCCGGAACAAACCTACTCGCCGGCCGTCTGA
- a CDS encoding sugar phosphate isomerase/epimerase, whose protein sequence is MPAGVSCFVKNACVARAGVAIDGGGGSALRGRGRDARPWRIPCTIVCNCAQFGSIVGLFNYSIHVRSPLVRGRRRRCAGEVNVSAHSLSRRSFLTAATLGGSALIPTGAWAAAPVAREHGPYMKLSLAAYSFHSILPKRASAEEYAKAEMKLEDFVRYCAELNLDGCEPTSYYFPAEVTPEYLLNLKQLAFRLGLDISGTAIGNDFCVPDGPKREEELRMTREWIDHAAVIGAPVIRIFAGNVPQGDTEETALARCISGINESLDYAAQKGVMLALENHGGITATPEQMLRIIEGVKESPWFGVNFDGGNFATADPYADLAKIAPYTVNAQLKVMINRAGKKEPADFNRVVGILRDAGYRGYLVLEYEESEDPRTAIPRHVETLRKILGR, encoded by the coding sequence ATGCCGGCGGGAGTATCCTGTTTCGTCAAGAATGCTTGTGTCGCTCGAGCGGGCGTGGCCATCGATGGCGGAGGAGGGAGCGCGCTTCGCGGCCGAGGCCGCGACGCTCGCCCGTGGCGTATACCCTGCACCATTGTTTGCAATTGCGCGCAGTTTGGTTCCATTGTAGGTCTCTTCAATTACTCGATACATGTGCGATCGCCGTTGGTGCGAGGGCGGCGCCGGCGCTGCGCAGGGGAGGTTAACGTGTCTGCACATTCGCTGTCCCGTCGGTCGTTTCTTACCGCTGCAACGCTTGGGGGCAGCGCACTAATTCCCACCGGCGCTTGGGCCGCGGCGCCCGTTGCGCGAGAGCACGGGCCGTACATGAAGCTCAGCCTTGCCGCCTATTCATTCCACAGCATCTTGCCGAAGCGCGCATCCGCAGAGGAGTATGCGAAGGCGGAGATGAAATTGGAGGACTTCGTTCGTTACTGCGCCGAACTGAATCTCGATGGGTGCGAACCTACGTCGTACTACTTTCCGGCCGAGGTCACGCCGGAGTATCTGCTTAACCTGAAGCAACTCGCGTTTCGTCTGGGTCTCGACATTTCCGGGACGGCGATTGGCAACGATTTCTGTGTGCCGGATGGGCCGAAGCGCGAAGAAGAGCTACGGATGACGCGCGAGTGGATCGATCATGCCGCCGTGATCGGCGCGCCGGTCATTCGCATCTTCGCGGGGAACGTGCCGCAGGGCGATACGGAGGAAACGGCGCTTGCGCGGTGCATCAGCGGCATCAATGAATCTCTCGACTACGCCGCGCAAAAGGGCGTGATGCTGGCGCTCGAAAACCACGGAGGCATTACGGCGACGCCCGAACAAATGCTCCGCATTATCGAGGGTGTGAAGGAGTCGCCTTGGTTCGGTGTGAACTTTGACGGCGGCAACTTTGCGACCGCCGACCCCTATGCGGACCTTGCGAAGATCGCGCCGTACACGGTCAATGCACAACTCAAGGTAATGATCAATCGCGCGGGCAAAAAGGAACCGGCCGACTTTAATCGCGTGGTCGGCATCCTGCGCGATGCAGGTTATCGCGGGTATCTCGTCCTTGAATACGAAGAAAGCGAAGACCCGCGCACCGCCATACCACGCCATGTCGAAACATTGCGCAAGATTCTTGGCCGGTAG
- a CDS encoding protein kinase has product MTAPDGSSVSEELQTMESLSRSLAGGRYRIMRLLGAGAMGSVRLAEDTALHRRVAIKTVKEEVARNPEIRKRIERECLLHAKVGPHPNIVTLFDKLEYDDEMHLVMEYIDGETLQARLERNSEMGIVMPPSESILIASQVLDALSRIHAQGIVHRDIKPANIMLTYTESGTVCAKLMDFGVSRFAEDNDQLSRLTTTSNGGPGTPLYMAPEQIDSKTFGEVSYATDVYAMGIMLYQLLSGKPPFRGTLTEVLNGHLNMPVPPIVVKLDGVLPETIEGLLKRALAKKTFERIQSAKAFREELIALTGVGDTMSRLNATVQLNSASSVNAQTVQSGLNPTATQTFFGGNTIMRLARYRRSMRVLGVGVALVLLAIVATAVVMMRGDGKTTETSVASTQPMGEIGGGALAPPAPVVQQPPAPTAGSTQTQTTTQPAVQPLDGTTAPQATTPDQAGVSPTMPIPGQLPVGDPNQPNASMTPGVAPVPGTTPADAQSTGAVPTAEAVPDGTVPPVTPQTDPTMLASNQPNAMTTTGTPVIVEGATVQTPDGAVAPTAGTGQEYVVVSGDTLSKIAKAHSITVEDLRWWNDILNPYSLKVGQNLKLYASPDIKPKEEFLAQAAAAEKARKEAAAAKAQESGTPAPEASAPSSGGGTLESQFKGTPVAPVTPPPAKKEEKPKRGLFRGMFQGR; this is encoded by the coding sequence ATGACCGCGCCTGACGGATCGTCGGTGTCCGAAGAACTGCAAACGATGGAATCCTTGAGCCGTTCGCTCGCGGGCGGCCGCTACCGCATCATGCGCCTGCTCGGCGCGGGCGCGATGGGGAGCGTGCGCCTGGCGGAGGACACGGCGCTGCACCGCCGCGTCGCGATTAAGACCGTGAAGGAAGAAGTCGCGCGCAACCCCGAAATCCGCAAGCGCATCGAGCGCGAATGCCTGTTGCACGCCAAGGTCGGCCCGCACCCGAATATTGTGACGCTTTTCGACAAGCTCGAGTACGACGACGAGATGCACCTCGTCATGGAATACATCGACGGGGAAACGCTGCAGGCGCGGCTCGAGCGCAACAGCGAAATGGGCATTGTCATGCCGCCGTCGGAGTCGATCCTGATCGCGTCGCAGGTGCTCGATGCGCTGTCGCGCATTCACGCGCAGGGAATCGTACACCGAGACATCAAGCCGGCGAACATTATGCTGACGTACACGGAGAGCGGGACGGTGTGCGCGAAGCTGATGGACTTCGGCGTGTCGCGGTTCGCGGAGGACAACGACCAGCTTTCACGGTTGACGACAACGAGCAACGGAGGTCCGGGCACGCCGCTGTATATGGCGCCGGAGCAGATCGACAGCAAGACGTTTGGCGAGGTGTCGTACGCGACGGACGTATATGCGATGGGCATCATGCTCTACCAGTTGCTGTCGGGCAAGCCGCCGTTCCGAGGCACGTTAACGGAAGTGTTGAACGGTCACCTGAACATGCCGGTGCCGCCGATTGTCGTCAAGCTCGACGGCGTGTTGCCGGAGACAATCGAGGGGCTGTTGAAGCGCGCCCTTGCGAAGAAGACGTTCGAGCGCATTCAGTCGGCGAAGGCGTTCCGCGAAGAACTTATCGCGCTGACGGGTGTAGGCGATACGATGAGCCGACTAAATGCGACGGTCCAGTTGAATTCCGCGTCGTCCGTGAACGCGCAGACCGTGCAATCCGGGCTGAACCCCACCGCCACGCAGACGTTCTTCGGCGGTAATACAATCATGCGCCTCGCGCGGTACCGCCGCAGCATGCGCGTACTGGGGGTCGGCGTCGCGTTGGTGCTCCTTGCAATTGTTGCTACTGCCGTTGTGATGATGCGGGGCGACGGAAAGACGACCGAAACAAGCGTTGCCAGCACGCAACCCATGGGCGAGATCGGCGGCGGCGCGCTCGCTCCGCCCGCTCCCGTCGTGCAGCAGCCGCCAGCGCCTACAGCAGGTTCCACGCAAACACAGACCACCACGCAGCCGGCCGTTCAGCCGTTGGACGGTACGACCGCGCCACAAGCGACGACGCCGGACCAGGCTGGAGTTTCGCCGACAATGCCGATCCCGGGGCAGCTACCCGTGGGCGATCCCAATCAGCCTAATGCGTCGATGACCCCGGGTGTCGCGCCCGTACCGGGTACGACTCCGGCGGATGCGCAAAGTACCGGCGCAGTTCCGACCGCTGAGGCCGTGCCCGATGGAACGGTCCCGCCGGTCACGCCGCAAACGGACCCAACCATGCTGGCGAGCAATCAGCCGAACGCGATGACTACGACGGGCACGCCCGTGATCGTCGAAGGCGCGACGGTGCAGACACCCGACGGCGCGGTGGCGCCAACGGCGGGAACCGGGCAGGAGTATGTCGTCGTATCGGGCGACACGTTGAGCAAGATTGCGAAAGCGCACAGCATCACCGTGGAAGACTTGCGGTGGTGGAACGATATTCTGAACCCGTACTCGCTCAAGGTGGGCCAGAACCTGAAGCTTTACGCCTCGCCGGATATCAAGCCGAAGGAAGAATTCCTTGCGCAGGCCGCCGCCGCGGAGAAAGCGCGCAAGGAAGCGGCTGCCGCGAAGGCGCAGGAATCGGGTACGCCGGCGCCCGAGGCCAGCGCCCCGTCCAGCGGTGGCGGAACCCTCGAGTCGCAATTCAAAGGCACGCCAGTCGCGCCTGTTACGCCCCCGCCCGCGAAGAAGGAAGAGAAGCCGAAGCGCGGGCTTTTCCGCGGGATGTTCCAGGGCCGATAG
- a CDS encoding four helix bundle protein, whose product MDSIDELLPKHGGYRKLKSFQISRLIYDITVRFCDRYISVYSGTHNQMVQAARSGVQNIAEGSQASGTSKKSELKLTNVARASLEELRLDYEDFLRQHNLAKWDAFDPRNSGLIARRPNTADEFAAWARDVREGTSGALSPVPGANATSRRTTKSQPTYPEITANGVLALITVACSLLNRQLAAQSKSFVKDGGFTERLHRTRTNARNKQPE is encoded by the coding sequence ATGGACAGCATCGACGAGTTGCTCCCCAAACACGGCGGCTACCGAAAACTCAAGAGCTTCCAAATCTCCCGATTGATTTACGACATCACGGTCCGATTTTGCGACCGCTACATCAGCGTATACAGCGGCACGCACAATCAGATGGTTCAGGCCGCCCGAAGTGGCGTCCAAAACATCGCCGAAGGCAGCCAAGCCAGCGGCACATCGAAGAAGTCGGAACTCAAACTTACGAACGTTGCCCGCGCGAGCCTCGAAGAATTGCGCTTGGACTACGAGGATTTCTTACGCCAACACAACCTCGCAAAGTGGGACGCGTTCGACCCACGCAATTCCGGCCTCATCGCGCGCCGTCCGAATACCGCAGACGAATTCGCGGCATGGGCGCGCGACGTCCGCGAAGGAACATCCGGCGCACTCTCGCCCGTCCCAGGAGCAAATGCAACTTCGCGCCGGACCACAAAATCGCAACCTACCTACCCCGAGATAACCGCGAATGGCGTACTCGCGCTGATTACCGTGGCGTGCAGCTTGCTCAACCGGCAACTGGCCGCACAGTCGAAATCGTTCGTCAAAGATGGCGGCTTCACCGAACGCCTCCACCGCACTCGGACCAACGCCCGAAACAAACAACCCGAATAG